The segment CCTGATGCGTCTGTCTCTTCTTGGAGCGCCGGTGTCCTGACGCGTCTGTCTTTTCTCGGAGCGCCTGTGTCCTGACGCGTCTGTCTCTTCTCAGAGCGCCGGTGTCCTGACGCGTCTGTCTCTTCTCGGAGCGCCTGTGTCCTGACGTCTGTCTCTTCTCGGAGCACCGGTGTCCTGACGCGTCTGTCTCTTCTCAGAGCGCCTGTGTCCTGACGTCTGTCTCTTCTCAGAGCGCCTGTGTCCTGACGTCTGTCTCTTCTCAGAGCGCCGGTGTCCTGACGTCTGTCTCTTCTCAGAGCACCGGTGTCCTGACGTCTGTCTCTTCTCAGAGCTCCTGTGTCCTGACGTCTGTTTCTTCTCAGAGCGCCTGTGTCCTGACTTCTGTCTCTTCTCAGAGCGCCGGTGTCCTGACGTCTGTCTCTTCTCAGAGCGCCTGTGTCCTGACTTCTGTCTCTTCTCAGAGCGCCGGTGTCCTGACATCTGTCTCTTCTCAGAGCCCTGTGTCCTGACGTCTGTCTCTTCTCAGAGCGCCGGTGTCCTGACGTCTGTCTCTTCTCAGAGCGCCGGTGTCCTGACGTCTGTATCTTCTCAGAGCCCTGTGTCCTGACGTCTGTCTCTTCTCAGAGCTCCTGTGGAGAGACTGGGAGGATTTGTGCGACCCGGAAACCCCCAGCGACGAGCGATTTGACTTCACCGTCCTGTCCTACAACATCCTGTCCCAGGACCTGGTGGATCAGAACCGGGAGCTGTACCTGCACTGCGCCCCTGCGATCCTGTGCTGGGAGTACCGGTGGCGCAGCATCCTGCAGGAGCTGCAGCACTGGGAGGCCGACGTGAGTCCGTGTGGGAGACTCGTGTGCACAATGTTCCAAAGCCAGGGCGGCCGCCTCCagtcctccaacaggtcaggttttccggatatccctgcttcagcacaggtggctcaaacagttgagccacctgtgctgaagcagggatatgctgaaaacctgacctattggtggcccttgaggacgggagttggcctcccctggtctcAGGTTTCTGCCACAAGAAGAGAAAGGGAGCGGTTCTTTTACGTGTGCcgatacataatatatatatgtgtgtatatgtgcgcgtATAGGTGTACAATGtgtacactctctctcttcctccgcaGGTCCTTTGCCTTCAGGAGGTGCAGGAAGATCACTACAGGAAGGAGGTGCAGCGCAGCCTGTCTGCAATGGGTAACCTAACCTCTAGTGCGGTTACATGGGGGGGTCTGTGCCCCACACGCTTCGTACGTACGTATGCATGTGTGCTCCGTGTCTCCTCAGGGTACAGCTGCCACTACAAGCGCAGGACGGGCAGGAAGACAGACGGCTGCTGCACGTGTTACAAGACGCAGCGTTTCATGTTACTCTGCCAGAGCCACGTGGAGTTTTTCCGGCCTGGGATCGACCAGCTGAACCGTGACAACGTGGGACTGGTGCTGCTTCTACAGCCGCTGCCCACAGCGGGTCTGCCGGACGGCCGCAGCTTTCCCCCGCTGTGCGTGGCAAACACCCACCTGCTCTACAACCCGCGGCGGGGGGACATCAAGCTGGCACAGCTGGCGCTCTTTCTGGCAGAGATAGATAAGGTGGCTCGGACGCCCGAGGGCTCCCACTGCCCCATCATCCTGTGCGGAGATCTGAACGCTACGCCGGACTCCCCGCTGTACCGCCTGCTGCGttacgggagcctgaactgcagggaTCTGCCCGCCTGGAAGGTGAGTGCCTCCTCCAGGGAGAGCCGACATACGGGGTACCTGCAGGGTCAGCCGTAGCCCAGTCTCTGTGTCACCGTCTCCTCCACGCAGGTCTCCGGGCAGGAGAAGTACTGCAGTTACCCGTACCCGCGGATACTTCCCTCCCCGCTCTGGCCGGACTTCCTGGGTGTTACAGATCACTGCCGGTATTCCTCTCTGCACGTGCCAAAGGGATCCGGTGAGACACCAATCCGGGGGTCACGATGTGTGCGGCATCAGCCCATGTGCGCTTGTATTGCCGCTATATACTGACAGCACTCCCCCAGCTAACACCACGGGCTCGCAATGTCATCCCTCGCAGTCTCATAGCGCCGTGTGaatgtttaaccccttctgtgcggGGCTGCAGTTTGGGGTTTCACGCCGTGGGGGacgggcgtggggggggggggcaggttagcACCGCTCACGTTTGCAATGTCTTCCCTCAGGCCACGCCGCCGCAGAGAGACTCTCGTACACCCGCCAGCGCCTGCTGCAGCTCCGGTACTGCCTCGCCGCATGTCAGCGCCCCCCTAACCTTGCCCTGATTAAAGGGGTTACCGACAATGAGccaggtgagtgtgagtgtgagtgtgagtgtgcggcCGCTCGTTCTCTGTGCCGCGgtttctcaccctctccctctctctcagaccctcaccGTGTGCGTGATCACGGCCTGAACGTGGATCCCGTGAAGCCTCCCCGTGAGAGTGATCCTGTCCTGCACGTGGCCCCCACGGAGCCTCCTCGTGATCCTGTCCTGCACGTGGCCCCCGCCGAGCCTCCCCGTGAGAGTGATCCTGTCCTGCACGTGGCCCCCACGGAGCCTCCCTGTGAGAGTGATCCAGGCCTGCACGTGGCCCCCACGGAGCCTCCTCGTGATCCTGTCCTGCACGTGGCCCCCGCCGAGCCTCCCCGTGAGAGTGATCCTGTCCTGCACGTGGCCCCCACGGAGCCTCCTCGTGATCCTGTCCTGCACGTGGACCCCGCGGAGCCTCCTCGTGATCCTGTCCTGCACGTGGCCCCCGCCGAGCCTCCCCGTGAGAGTGATCCTGTCCTGCACGTGGCCCCCACGGAGCCTCCTCGTGATCCTGTCCTGCACGTGGACCCCGCGGAGCCTCCTCGTGATCCTGTCCTGCACATGGCCCCCACAGAGCCTCCTCGTGAGCCTGGCCTGCACGTGGCCCCCACTGAGCCTCCCTGTGAGAGTGATCCAGGCCTGCACGTGGCCCCCACGGAGCCTCCCTGTGAGAGTGATCCAGGCCTGCACGCGGACCCCGTGGAGCCTCCTCGTGAGAGTGGTCCTGTGCTGCATGTGGCCCCCACGGAGCCTCCCCATGAGAGGGATCCTGTCCTGCACGTGGCTTCCAGGGACCCTCCCCGGCAGCGTGATCGTGGCCTGCACGTGGACCCCACGGACCCTCCTCTCCTCAGGTATTTTATATCTCAGGGAGAGAGCGGCGTGTGATGGGGGTGAACTCTGTGTAcctgacagagggggggggggagaaacatcGGAAGGTGGGGCTGTGGCTTGGGGTCCTATCATTTATTTCCTTTCAGGTCCCCCCTCTCGCTTCAGCACGACCTGCACCTGACCTCTGTGTACAGCCACTTCCTGCCGGCTAAACGTCATGCCGAGGTGACCACCCTCCCCATGGGACGTGGGGCCAGCGTGGATTACATCTTCTATTCTGCGGAGCCGCTTCTCGAGGGCAGCACGAGCCACGGTGAGTGCCACGGGACGCACGGATGGGTGCTTACAGGAAAGCACTCTGCAAAGTAACACATTCCCTGCCTTTATTTAACATTGCTCGAGAGAAGCCGCACCGGAGCATAATGACACATGTTCCAACTACACGCGTGTTCCTGttcataccctcccccccccctgcattctCATACACGTGTCTGCATGTTTATCCTCACCCTCACCCGTTTGTATTTTGGTCCTCATCCTGTTCTAATGCGCGTGTCTTTGCCCCTGACCCTGGTCTCCCCGCTCTCACACACATGTTTGCCCCTGATCCTGGTCTCCCCGCTCTCACACGCGTGTTTGCCCCTGATCCTGTTCTCCCCGCTCTCACACGCGTGTTTGCCCCTGATCCTGTTCTCCCCGCTCTCACACGCGTGTTTTCCCCTGATCCTGGTCTCCCCGCTCTCACACACATGTTTGCCCCTGACCCTGGCCTCCCCGCTCTCACACGCGTGTTTGCCCCTGATCCTGGTCTCCCCGCTCTCACATGCGTGTTTGCCCCTGATCCTGTTCTCCCCGCTCTCACACGCGTGTTTGCCCCTGATCCTGTTCTCCCCGCTCTCACACGCGTGTTTTCCCCTGATCCTGGTCTCCCCGCTCTCACACACATGTTTGCCCCTGACCCTGGTCTCCCCGCTCTCACACGCATGTTTGCCCCTGACCCTGGTCTCCTCGCTTTCACACGCGTGTTTGCCCCTGACCCTGGTCTCCTCGCTTTCACACGTGTGTTTGCCCCTGACCCTGGCCTCCCCGCTCTCACACGCGTGTTTGCCCCTGATCCTGGTCTCCCCGCTCTCACACGCGTGTTTGCCCCTGATCCTGTTCTCCCCGCTCTCACACGCGTGTTTGCCCCTGATCCTGTTCTCCCCGCTCTCACACGCGTGTTTGCCCCTGATCCTGGTCTCCCCGCTCTCACACGTGTGTTTGCCCCTGATCCTGGTCTCCCCGCTCTCACACGCGTGTTTGCCCCTGGTCCTGGTCTCCCCGCTCTCACACGCGTGTTTGCCCCTGATCCTGTTCTCCCCGCTCTCACACGCGTGTTTGCCCCTGATCCTGTTCTCCCCGCTCTCACACGCGTGTTTGCCCCTGATCCTGGTCTCCCCGCTCTCACACGTGTGTTTGCCCCTGATCCTGGTCTCCCCGCTCTCACACGCGTGTTTGCCCCTGATCCTGTCTCCCCGCTCTCACACGCATGTTTGCCCCTGATCCTGGTCTCCCCGCTCTCACACGCATGTTTGCCCCTGATCCTGGTCTCCCCGCTCTCACACGCATGTGTGCCCCTGACCCTGGTCTCCTCGCTTTCACACGCGTGTTTGCCCCTGACCCTGGTCTCCCCGCTCTCACACGCATGTTTGCCCCTGCTCCTTGTCTCCCCGCTCTCACACGCATGTTTGCCCCTGCTCCTTGTCTCCCCGCTCTCACACGCGTGTTTGCCCCTGTTCCTCGTTTCCCCGCTCTCACACGCGTGTTTGCCCCTGACCCTGGTCTCCCCACTCTCACACGCATGTTTGCCCCTGCTCCTTGTCTCCCCGCTCTCACACGCATGTTTGCCCCTGACCCTGGTCTCCCCGCTCTCACACGCATGTTTGCCCCTGCTCCTGGTCTCCCCGCTCTCACACGCATGTTTGCCCCTGCTCCTTGTCTCCCCGCTCTCACACGCATGTTTGCCCCTGATCCTGGTCTCCCCGCTCTCACACGCATGTTTGCCCCTGATCCTGGTCTCCCCGCTCTCACACGCATGTTTGCCCCATATCCTGGTCTCCCCGCTCTCACACGCATGTTTGCCCCTGATCCTGTTCTCCCCGCTCTCACACGCATGTTTGCCCCTGATCCTGGTCTCCCCGCTCTCACACGCGTGTTTGCCCCTGCTCCCCCCGCTCTCACACGCGTGTTTGCCCCTGATCCTGGTCTCCCCGCTCTCACACGCATGTTTGCCCCTGATCCTGGTCTCCCCGCTCTCACACGCATGTTTGCCCCTGATCCTGTTCTCCCCGCTCTCACACGCATGTTTGCCCCTGATCCTGTTCTCCCCGCTCTCACACGCATGTTTGCCCCTGATCCTGTTCTCCCCGCTCTCACACGCATGTTTGCCCCTGATCCTGTTCTCCCCGCTCTCACACGCATGTTTGCCCCTGATCCTGGTCTCCCCGCTCTCACACGCATGTTTGCCCCTGATCCTGTTCTCCCCGCTCTCACACGCGTGTTTGCCCCTGATCCTGGTCTCCCCGCTCTCACACGCATGTTTGCCCCTGACCCTGGTCTCCCCGCTCTCACACGCGTTTGCCCCTGACCCTGGTCTCCCCGCTCTCACACGCGTGTTTGCCCCTGACCCTGGTCTCCCCGCTCTCACACGCGTGTTTGCCCCTGATCCTGGTCTCCCCGCTCTCACACGCGTGTTTGCCCCTGACCCTGGTCTCCCCGCTCTCACACGCATGTTTGCCCCTGATCCTGGTCTCCCCGCTCTCACACGCGTGTTGGCCCCTGACCCTGGTCTCCCCGCTCTCACACGCATGTTTGCCCCTGATCCTGGTCTCCCCGCTCTCACACGCATGTTTGCCCCTGATCCTGTTCTCCCCGCTCTCACACGCATGTTTGCCCCTGATCCTGGTCTCCCCGCTCTCACACGCGTGTTTGCCCCTGACCCTGGTCTCCCCGCTCTCACACACATGTTTGCCCCTGATCCTGTTCTCCCCGCTCTCACACGCATGTTTGCCCCTGATCCTGGTCTCCCCGCTCTCACACGCATGTTTGCCCCTGATCCTGGTCTCCTCGCTTTCACATGCATGTTTGCCCCTGACCCTGCTCCCCCCGCTTTCACACGCGTGTTTGCCCCTGCTCctgctccccccgctctctcacgCGTCTTTGCACCTGCTCCTGCTCCCCCCGCTCTCACACGCGTGtttgccccctgctcctgctccccCCGCTCTCACACGCGTGTTTGCCCCTGCTCCCCCCGCTCTCACACGCGTGTTTGCCCCTGCTCCTGCTCCCCCCGCTCTCACACGCGTGTTTGCCCCTGCTCCTGGTCTCACTGCCCTTGTCCCCCCTCCTAGGTGTCCGATTCTATGAGGACAAGCAGCTGAAGCTGATGGGACGCCTGAGTCTCCTCTCCGAGGCCGATCTATGGGCTGCCCAGGGCCTCCCCAACCCGTTCTGCTCCTCTGACCATCTCTGTCTGCTGGCCAGTTTCAGCCTGGACCTGTCTGCCCCATGAGAGGCAGGAGATCATCCCGCCGACCTCTGACACCTCCTGCCACAGCCTGCAGACTATCACTCCCAGCTGCAGGAGAGACGTGACCCCCACAGGTTTTGAACCTCATGCTGTgcagacattgtgtgagaccctccagcaGCGAGGGGGttaagtgctgggggaggagatgcTGTGATGTTTGTCCTCTCTGTTCTTGCGGTGTCACTGCAGCCGGTCACCGAGCGCGGTCACTGCAGCCGGTCACCGAGCGCGGTCACTGCAGCCGGTCACCGAGCGCGGTCACTGCAGCCGGTCACCGAGCGCTGTCACTGCAGCCGGTCACCGAGCGCTGTCACTGCAGCCGGTCACCGAGCGCTGTCACTGCAGCCGGTCACCGAGCGCTGTCACTGCAGCCGGTCACCGAGCGCGGTCACTGCAGCCGGTCACCGAGCGCTGTCACTGCAGCCGGTCACCGAGCGCTGTCACTGCAGCCGGTCACCGAGCGCTGTCACTGCAGCCGGTCACCGAGCGCTGTCACTGCAGCCGGTCACCGATCGCTGTTACTGCAGCCGGTCACCGAGCGCTGTCACTGCAGCCGGTCACCGAGCGCTGTAACTGCAACCGGTCACCGAGCGCTGCGGTCACCGAGCGCTGTCACTGCAGCCGGTCACT is part of the Ascaphus truei isolate aAscTru1 chromosome 9, aAscTru1.hap1, whole genome shotgun sequence genome and harbors:
- the ANGEL1 gene encoding protein angel homolog 1 isoform X2, whose amino-acid sequence is MTLRCWGGWCSRGNHWRRKGGTWKTRSRCCHSRYRTTVLCLQEVQEDHYRKEVQRSLSAMGYSCHYKRRTGRKTDGCCTCYKTQRFMLLCQSHVEFFRPGIDQLNRDNVGLVLLLQPLPTAGLPDGRSFPPLCVANTHLLYNPRRGDIKLAQLALFLAEIDKVARTPEGSHCPIILCGDLNATPDSPLYRLLRYGSLNCRDLPAWKVSGQEKYCSYPYPRILPSPLWPDFLGVTDHCRYSSLHVPKGSGHAAAERLSYTRQRLLQLRYCLAACQRPPNLALIKGVTDNEPDPHRVRDHGLNVDPVKPPRESDPVLHVAPTEPPRDPVLHVAPAEPPRESDPVLHVAPTEPPCESDPGLHVAPTEPPRDPVLHVAPAEPPRESDPVLHVAPTEPPRDPVLHVDPAEPPRDPVLHVAPAEPPRESDPVLHVAPTEPPRDPVLHVDPAEPPRDPVLHMAPTEPPREPGLHVAPTEPPCESDPGLHVAPTEPPCESDPGLHADPVEPPRESGPVLHVAPTEPPHERDPVLHVASRDPPRQRDRGLHVDPTDPPLLRSPLSLQHDLHLTSVYSHFLPAKRHAEVTTLPMGRGASVDYIFYSAEPLLEGSTSHGVRFYEDKQLKLMGRLSLLSEADLWAAQGLPNPFCSSDHLCLLASFSLDLSAP
- the ANGEL1 gene encoding protein angel homolog 1 isoform X1; its protein translation is MEASRTQPAMERGGASLPEQGTGFPTASGQQEEDCKDPEVHGAETGSCARQESHEAMPITPLLDDTWKDDPAVLGWMVQPGEPLEEEGWHMEDPEQVLPQPVPYHELLWRDWEDLCDPETPSDERFDFTVLSYNILSQDLVDQNRELYLHCAPAILCWEYRWRSILQELQHWEADVLCLQEVQEDHYRKEVQRSLSAMGYSCHYKRRTGRKTDGCCTCYKTQRFMLLCQSHVEFFRPGIDQLNRDNVGLVLLLQPLPTAGLPDGRSFPPLCVANTHLLYNPRRGDIKLAQLALFLAEIDKVARTPEGSHCPIILCGDLNATPDSPLYRLLRYGSLNCRDLPAWKVSGQEKYCSYPYPRILPSPLWPDFLGVTDHCRYSSLHVPKGSGHAAAERLSYTRQRLLQLRYCLAACQRPPNLALIKGVTDNEPDPHRVRDHGLNVDPVKPPRESDPVLHVAPTEPPRDPVLHVAPAEPPRESDPVLHVAPTEPPCESDPGLHVAPTEPPRDPVLHVAPAEPPRESDPVLHVAPTEPPRDPVLHVDPAEPPRDPVLHVAPAEPPRESDPVLHVAPTEPPRDPVLHVDPAEPPRDPVLHMAPTEPPREPGLHVAPTEPPCESDPGLHVAPTEPPCESDPGLHADPVEPPRESGPVLHVAPTEPPHERDPVLHVASRDPPRQRDRGLHVDPTDPPLLRSPLSLQHDLHLTSVYSHFLPAKRHAEVTTLPMGRGASVDYIFYSAEPLLEGSTSHGVRFYEDKQLKLMGRLSLLSEADLWAAQGLPNPFCSSDHLCLLASFSLDLSAP